A genomic segment from Candidatus Methylomirabilis lanthanidiphila encodes:
- a CDS encoding metallophosphoesterase: MRILFIGDVIGKPGREIVASVLPRLIDEQTIDLVIANGENLAGGFGVTSAMAEEMFALGVDLMTSGNHVWDKKEVEEYIAKEERLLRPANYPDPAPGKGSLVVDKGGCIVGVLNLQGRAFMPTLDCPFRVGDREIGRLRRETGLIFVDFHGEATAEKQAFAWYVDGRVSAVIGSHTHVQTADERILPGGTAFLTDVGMTGGYDSVIGMSIEAPIAKFLSGLPKQFRPATGAPRLCGVVVEIDERDGRSTSILRIQREP; the protein is encoded by the coding sequence ATGCGAATCTTATTCATCGGTGACGTAATCGGTAAGCCGGGACGCGAGATCGTGGCGTCGGTGTTGCCGCGTCTGATCGATGAGCAGACGATCGACCTCGTTATTGCGAACGGCGAAAACCTGGCTGGCGGCTTTGGTGTGACGAGTGCGATGGCTGAAGAGATGTTCGCGCTCGGTGTCGATCTCATGACCTCCGGGAACCACGTCTGGGATAAGAAAGAGGTTGAAGAGTATATCGCGAAAGAGGAGCGGCTCCTGCGACCTGCCAACTATCCCGATCCTGCGCCGGGCAAGGGAAGCCTGGTGGTGGACAAAGGCGGCTGTATCGTCGGGGTGCTCAATCTACAGGGACGGGCGTTCATGCCCACGCTTGATTGCCCATTCCGCGTGGGTGACCGCGAAATCGGCCGGCTGCGTCGGGAGACGGGCTTGATCTTCGTCGATTTTCACGGCGAGGCAACAGCGGAGAAGCAAGCCTTTGCCTGGTACGTCGATGGACGGGTATCGGCAGTCATCGGCTCCCACACCCATGTTCAGACTGCCGATGAGCGGATTTTACCAGGAGGGACGGCGTTTCTCACCGATGTGGGGATGACAGGTGGGTACGATTCGGTTATCGGGATGAGCATCGAGGCGCCGATCGCAAAATTCCTATCCGGTCTTCCGAAGCAGTTCAGACCGGCTACGGGCGCGCCTCGACTGTGCGGGGTCGTGGTGGAGATTGATGAGCGGGACGGTCGCTCAACCTCGATTCTTCGAATCCAGCGGGAGCCCTGA